Below is a genomic region from Paraburkholderia phenazinium.
GCGATCTGGCGCAGTTGCTGGAGAGTCAGGTGACCGGGCTTGAGAATCATCATGGAAGAGTCCTGTCTATACAATTTGAGAGAAGTCTAGCGTCGACGGCTTGTATATACAACTTGTTTTTAATGATCTGATATCAGGGATTTCCATTAAATCCCGAATCATGACTGGCATGGTTTTCGCAGGCATTCACAAGCGCGGTGCGGGTTCCTGCGTCAGATGCGGGCACGGGCCAGCGCTGTCACTTCGCAATGACTTGTATATACACGTTGGACGGGTTGAGTGGCAAGTGGACAAAATGAGATGTGGTCTCGCGGGCAGCGGGGCGACGCGAGGCAGGAAGGCAAGCTGAATGACGTCGGGACGCGCCTAAAGCTGCAAGCGCGTCCCGATAAAATCCAGAAACGCCTGCACCCTCCCCGCGAGCGCCGCGCTCTGATAAAACACCGCGCTAACCGGCTGCCGTTCGTCGACAAGCGCGTCGGCGAGAATCGGCACCAGCCGCCCGCTGCGTACATCGGCGAGCGTCATGAAATCCGCAAGGCAGGCGATGCCGCTATCCGCCAACGATAGCTGCCGGATCGTCTCGCCGCTCGACGCCGTCATGACCGGCGCGATCTTCAACCATGCACGCGCGCCGTCCCGCAACGGCCAGCGGTTCAGATGCTCCGGCGCGGTAAAACCGATCAGGCGATGCGTGCGTAACGCCTCGACAGAATCCGGTTCGCCGCACTCGCCAAGATAGCCAGGGCTCGCCACGATACGCAGCTTGCTGCTGCCGAGCGAACGCGCATGCAGCGTCGAATCCTGCAATGCGCCAATTCGAATCGCGATGTCCACTTTCTGCTCGAGCAGATCGACGATCCGCTCGTTGCTCGTCAACTCGAGCCGGATCTCCGGATACAGCGCCGAAAACGCTTTCATGTGCGGGGCGATGCAGTGGAGCATGAACGGCGACGCCGCGTCGACCCGCAAACGTCCGCTTGGGCGCTCGCGCCGGCGCGCCACCGATTGCTCGGCCTCCTCCATCGCATCCAGAATCGCCCGCGCCCGGTCGAGGTACAGCACGCCCTCTTCCGTGAGCTGCAAGCGCCGCGTCGTCCGGCGAATCAACGCTGTATCCAGCTTTTTCTCCAGCCGCGTCAACGCACGGCTCACGCCGGAGACGGTCTGCTGCAGCTTTTCGGCGGCAGCCGTAATCGAGCCGCTGTCGATCACGGTTACGAATACCAGCAGTTCGTCGGTGGATGTCTTCATTGTTGATTTCAAATCAAGATTGATTTGAGACTAACACGCTTTTTGCCAGAATCAAGACGGCGGATACTCACGGTATGCCATCGCCGATCCGATGATCGGGCCGATGCCAATCAATGCAGTTGTTCCAGCAAGCAAGGAGAACATCTTGAAGATTTTCGTTACTGGTGCCAGCGGTTTCATCGGCGGCTCGATCGCCGCGGGACTCGTGCGCGCCGGACATCGCGTGCGCGGCCTGATCCGCAATCCTGAACACGCCGCCGAACTCGAGCGCCTCGGCATCGAACCGGTGATCGGCACACTCGACGACCGCGCGTTGCTTGTCGCGCAAGCGCAGGCTGCCGACGCCGTCATTAACGCCGCCAGCAGCGATCACCGCGCGGCAGTCGAAGCGCTGATCGAAGGGCTCGCCGGCTCCGGCAAGCCGTTTCTGCATACGAGCGGCTCGAGCATCGTCGGCGATGCGTCGGGCGGCGAAGCCGGCGCGGCCAGGATTTATAGCGAAGACGCGCTGCCCGAACCGACTGCGGATAAAGCGGCGCGTGTCGCAATCGACCGTCTGGTGCTCGAAGCAGCGCAGGAAAATATCCGCTCAGCAGTGCTATGCAACACGCTGATCTACGGTCATGGTGCTGTTGCCGGCAGCGCCAGCGTGCAGTTGCCGCGCCTCGTGCGCCAGGCGCAGAAAAGCGGTGTGGTCCGGCACGTGGGGAGTGGCGGCAACACCTGGTCCAACGTGCATATCGACGACGTGGTCGAGTTATATCGCCTCGCGCTGGAGAAGACCCCAGCCGGCACTTTCTACTTCGTCGAAAGCGGCGAGGCGTCGTTTCGCGACATGACCGCCGCCATCGCCCGCGCGACGAAACTAGGTCCTGCGCAAGACTGGCCGCTCAAGGACGCCGAACAGGAATGGGGTTATGAAATGGCGAACTACGGGCTTGGTTCGAACAGCCGGGTACGTGGCGAACGCGCTCGCAAACTGCTGGGTTGGCAGCCGCAGCGCACGTCGGTGATCGAGTGGATTGAGCGGGAGATGATGTAGCGTCAAAGGTTACTCCAGGGCGTCCACCGAAGGGCGCCCTGGAGAGCAAGTAATCTCTGTAAGCGAAGCTGTTGCGAATCCGTAAGATCAACTCGTTAGAATGCCGCCCAATTGATGGGCCGATTCGACAAAGCGAGTGGCCCCCTGAGCCCGGATTCTTCGATGAGCATCGCGCTAAATTTCGATTGGCTGACCAACCTTCTCGCGATTCTCTTCATCGTGGCTTGCCTCTATGACGCGCGCTACGACGAATACGGCACGCTGACCCTCGCGGCGGCGGCGATGGGACTGGTGGTCATGGCCATCGAGCTGTTCCTCAGGCCTGCTTTCGAAATGTCCTTATAGCGAGCGGCGCGGATGCCGTCCGCTCAACCGCACGCCGCCTGCTCCACCGCCCTATCCCCTCATCACGAACCGCATGCCGGACAACCGCGCGGCGCGTCCTCGTAGCGATCATGGTGCTTGACCCACTCGCCGAGATTCCTGACTTCGTTACGCCCCTTCGGCGCGATATCCAGATGCGTGTACGTGCCGATAAACGGCTCGCCACCGCGCGCGTAGCTTGAATACGTGTGGAAAATATTGCCGGCCTCGTCCTTGTAGAAAACGCTGTGGCCGGGTGCCTCGTCACCGGAAATCTCCTGCTCTTCGAAGTTGTAGAAGCCTTTGCCGTTTGCGACCTGCTCCGGCGTAAACGATACGTGATAGTCGAAGTTGAAATCGCTCTCATGCGACGAGACCCAGCGAAAGCGCCAGCCCATGCGCTTTTTGAACGCCTCGATCTTCTCGAGCGGTGCGCGCGAAACGGCCATGTACGAAACGTCGTGATGCTCGAGATGCGGCAACACGCCATCGACACTGTCCGAGAGGAACGAGCACCCGGGGCAGCCCTCTTTCCATTCCGGGCCCAGCATGAAGTGATAGACGATCAGCTGGCTGCGCCCGTCGAACAGCTCCGCGAGCGTCTTGCGACCCTGCGGCGTATCGAAGGTATAGGTCTTGTCGACCTTGACCCATGGGAGCGCCAGACGCTTGCGGTTGAGCTCGTCGCGTGCGCGTGTGAATGCCTTTTCTTCAGCCAGCAGCGCGCGGCGCGCAGCCAGCCATTCTTCTCTTGAGACAGTGCTATGCGGTTCCATCTGCATCTCCTTCCTCAGTGGTCAGGCAAGGTAACGCTCGAGTCCATCCAGCGTGGACGTCCAGCCCTCTGCGTGCTGGTCGCGCGTCTCTTCGTCAAGGAACTGGGCATGCGTCAAGGTAAGCAGCGTGCCGCCACCATCGGGGCGCAACGCCACCGTCACGAGCGACTCGCTCTCCGGCGCCGAGCGCCAGCTCCACGTGAAAACCAGCTTCGCGTCCGCCACGACTTCCAGATAGCGGCCACTGGCTTCGTGTTCCGCGCCGTCCGTGCCGCGCATCACGAGCCGGAAACTGCCGCCCTCCCGCGCATCGACTTCAGCATGAATCATCTCGTTGCCGCTCGGGTGCATCCACTTCAGGATTTGCGCCGGCTGCGTCCAGGCCCGGAAGACTTTGCCGGGCGACGCGTTGAGACGGCGCTGGAGCGTGAGACTGGGACGGGCGGACATGCCTCCTCCTGTTCGACAAAAGCGGCGAGACGATCGAGCTGCTCGCTCCAGAAGCGTTCATAGCGGTTCAGCCACAGCATGGCCTGCTCCATGGGCCCCGCGGACAACCGGCACGCCACCGTGCGGCCGGTTTTCGTGCGCGTGACGAGACCGGCCTCGGACAGTACGTCGAGATGCTTCATCACCGCCGGCAACGACATCTCGAACGGCTGCGCGAGTTCGCTGACCGACAGGTCGTGATGGGTGGACAGGCGCGCGAGCAACGCCCGCCGCGTGGGGTCGGAAAGCGCGGCAAACGTGCGGTCGAGAAGATCTTCTGAAAACTTAACCATAAGGTTAAGTGTAGTCGCGCGATTGTGGATGTCAAGGCGACAGTGCTTGAGGTGCGGGAAAAGATGCTGGAGATGCGCGCAGACCCGTGAGGGTAGCGTGGAGGAAAAAAAGACACGCGGCGCATCACAGCCCAAAAGACTGCAACACGCCGCGTCAAGGGTGGAGATTAAAGCGACTACTTACGCAAGCAGGGCTGCCCAGACCACCCTGCTCACGCGTCAAAACAAGGACTACCAGGGACCGCGGCAAGAGCCGCGATCAGATCGCCCAGCCACCAAGATAGAACGCGGCCAGAACAACTGCGATCGCTACCGTGCCGACGTTCAGCTTGCGATACTCGCCGCTCACGACACGGCCGATCACCAGCGTGCTGAAGCCGAGCATGATGCCGGTCACGATGTTGGCGGTCAGCACGATGAACACCGCGCACACCAGACCCGACATGGAATCGACCATGTCGTCCATATTCAGCTTGCTCACGCTCGACAGCATCAGCAGACCGACGTACATCAGCGCAGGAGCCGTCGCATATGAAGGCACCAGACCGGCGAGCGGCGAGAAGAACATCACGACGAGGAACAGCAGACCGACGACAGCCGCGGCCATCCCCGTCTTCGCGCCTGCTGCGACACCGACGGTCGATTCAATGTAGGCCGCAGCCGGCGCACCGCCGAGGAAGCCCGAGAAGATCGAGCTGAGTGAGTCCGCCGTCAGCGCACGGCCACCGTTGATGATTCGGCCGTTGGCATCGAGCTGCCCGGCCTGCCCTGCGACAGCGCGGATCGTGCCGGTCGCATCGAACACGGCTGTCATCACCAGCGCCAGCACACTAGGCAGTACCGCCAACGACAAGGCACCCTTGATGTCCATCGCACCGATCAGCGAAGCATGACCCGGCGCGCTCAGCGACGGCAGCGCAAACACGCCGTGATACGTCACCGCCGGATCGATCAGCAGTCCAAGCGCGGAGATCGCGACGATCACGATCAGGATCGAGCCCGGCACGCGACGGCGCACCAGCCCGAAGATCGCAGCCAACCCCGCCACCGACATCAGCGCCGGCAGCGCCGTGATATTGCCGAGCGAAACCGGCAGCCCCGCACCCGGGTTCTTGACCACGAGCCCAACGTCGTTGGCCGCAATCAGCAGCAGAAACAGCCCGATGCCGATGCCCGTGCCGTGCGCCACGCCCGAGGGCAGGTTGCGCAGGATCCACGAACGCACGCCCGTCACCGAAATGCCGGTGAAGACGATCCCCATCAGGAACACGGCGCCGAGCGCCACGGTCGGATGCAGGCCCTTGCCGAGCACGAGACCGAAGGCGGTGAAGGCGGTCAGCGAGATCGCGCAGCCAATGGCGATCGGCAGCCTGGCCCAGATGCCCATCAGCAGCGAGCCGAATGCCGTCGTCAAGCACACGGCCACGAATACCGCGCTGGTGTCGAAGCCCGCCTTGCCGAACATGCCCGGCACGACGAACACCGAATAGACCATCGCCAGAAAAGTGGTGACGCCGGCAATGATTTCCTGGCGCTGCGAACTGCCGCGCGAGGAGATTTCAAAGTACCGGTCGAGAAAGCCCTTGGAGTCGAAGCGTTCGACGCCGACATCGGAAATCGGCTGGGCGTGGGGTTCCATCATGATGAGTGCCTCCTTTATCAGCATGCTGAAACAGCCGGGGCACCGGCTGTCATCAGGTTCGTCTCGTTGCGTTTATGTAATGTGGTGGGCAAGGTTTTGAACGTTCGTCGCGGCGGATAGTCTGTGTTTCAGGCCGGCCCGCTTTGATCCGAAGATTCCCGACATCCCTTACAATCGGCCATCTGCTCATCGCGTTAAACCGGCAAAGTCAAACCCGCGTTAGCACCGTTCGTCATTTGCTGTCCCGAAATGTAGGCGAATACCAATATGTCTCCCATCGCATGAATGGCATGCCGGTCATGTCGCGATGCTTATATCGTTTAAGGCACGGCGGCACGCGGCTTCGGCCCGCGTGTTTACACCTACGGTCTGTAACGCACGTGTCGTATGCCTGTGGTCCCGCTTTGCGCGGACCGCAGACCGGGAGATGTCCCGTCGACGTCGCCGGCCGACTGCTTTGCAGTGGCCATGTGCCGGAACGCAGCGTGCAGCGGGTTAAACTCTGAGCCATTCGCCGTTTCAATTGCAGCGGTGGAGAGTGCGGCAAGCCAATCGCACCCTTCGCTCGCGCCCATGGAGTCTTTCTTGATGAGTGGCGGTTTTCGACGTCCAGCTTTCCGTTACCCGATCCTTCTCGTCCTCGCGGCTGTCGCCCTGTCGGGTTGCAGTCTGCTGCGCGGACCGCAGCAGGCGCCGATCACCGAGGCCGTCCCGGATCTCGTCGAACCCGCCAGTTCCACCCTCGTAGCCGGACCGCCTGAGACGACGGTGCAGACGGAAACCAGCAAGCCCGAAACGCCGGCCAAACCCAAGCGACCGCCTGCGCCGCCGCCGAAGAAGGAGGAACCGCCTCCGCCGCCGGTCGCCACGCCCGCCCCGCCGCCGCCCACGCCTGCGCCGCTGATCGTGACGCGGGTGATCGATCGCAACCAGGCGCACGGACTGCTCGACAGCGAAGTGCAGAAGCCCGACGGCAAGGTCGTGGGACGCGCCGTCGATCTCGTCACCGACCCGAGCGGCAAGCCGATCGAGATGATCGTCAATCTGCAGGGCTTCCTCGGGGTCGGCGACCGCAAGGTCAATTTCCCATGGAACGTATTCCGCTTCACGCCGGGCGCGAAGACCGCGCCCATCACGCTGAATCTCGCTCCGGGTCAGGCGCCGCCGGCCGACCGCGCAAAGGCCGCCGCGGCAGCGGCCGGCACCGCAACCGCCACACGTTTGCCGTTGCTCGACGCCACCGTTGAGCGCCCTAACGGCGCGAAAGTCGGCCGCGTGATCGACGTGCTGATCGACGCCAATGCCCAGCCGCAAGCAGTCGTGCTCGACGTGAGCGGCATGGTGAGCGCCGACCGCCGCACGATTGCGGCGAACTGGTCGGCGCTGCGATTTGCGGTAAAAGACAAGACGCTCTATCCGCTGATGGACCTGAGCGATGCAGCGATCGCCGCGTCGCCGCCGTATGCGTCGGATCAACCGATCCGCGCCGTTTCGCCTGCCCCACCCGCGCCGCCGGCCACGCCTGCGCCCGCCGCCGCTGCATCATCTACCGCGACTGCATCTACCGCACGGGCGGCCCGATGACAGGCCGGCTTATGGTGACAACACGCAGCCTGCGCGCGCTCGACTGGATGAATTTCTTCGTCGCGAACGTGCAGACCGGCTTTGGTCCGTTCATCGCGTCCTACCTCGCCTCGCACAAGTGGACCCAGGGTGAGATCGGCATGGCACTCTCGGTGGGTACGATCAGCGCGATGGTGAGCCAGGTGCCGGCAGGCGCCGCTGTCGACGCAATGAAGAACAAGAAAGGCGCTGCCGCCTGGGCGATCTTCGCGATCATCTTCTCCGCGGTGCTGCTCGCCAGCAGTCCAACCGTGCTGCCCGTGATCGCCGCGGAAGTCTTCCACGGCTTCGCGAGCTGCATGCTGGTGCCGGCCATGGCCGCGATCTCGTTCGCTTTGGTCGGACGCCAGAACCTTGGCGACCGGCTCGGGCGCAATGCGCGCTGGGCGTCTATCGGCAGTGCGATTGCGGCCGGGTTGATGGGGTTATTCGGCGAGTACTTCTCGTCGCGCGCGGTGTTCTGGTTGACCGCTGCGCTCGCCATGCCCGCGCTGATTGCGCTGAGCATGGTGCAGAACACTGGCACCGTCGACGCCATGCCCCAGGCCAAGCCAGTTCCGGACGCGGATGAAAAGCGCGAGAGCCTGCGCGAACTGCTGCGCGACAAGCGCATGCTGATCTTCGCGGCCTGTATCGTGCTGTTCCACCTGTCGAATGCGGCGATGCTCAACCTCGCGGCCGGTGAAGTGACTGCCGGCATGGGAGACAACGTGCAGCTCGTGATTGCGGCCTGCATCATCGTGCCGCAGGCGATCGTGGCGATGATGTCGCCGTGGGTAGGACGTTCGGCACAACGCTGGGGACGCAGGCCGATCCTGCTGTTCGGCTTCGCTGCGCTGCCGGTTCGCGCGCTGCTGTTTGCCGGAATCAGCAGCCCTTATCTGCTGGTGCCGGTGCAGATGCTCGATGGTTTGAGTGCAGCTGTGTTCGGGGTGATGCTGCCGCTGATCGCTGCGGATGTCGCTGGCGGCAAGGGTCGCTATAACCTGTGTATCGGGCTGTTCGGTCTGGCGGCCGGGATCGGCGCGACGTTGAGCACGGCAGCGGCGGGTTTCATTGCGGACCGGTTCAGCAATACGGTCAGCTTCTTTGGGCTCGCCGCGGCTGGGGCGCTGGCGGTGCTGCTCGTGTGGGCGGCCATGCCGGAGACGCGTGAGAGCGAGACTGTGCCGGAGGCGGAAGGGGTGCCCGAGGCGCGGTAATTACAGCGGGTCTGTTGCACAGAAAGGCCCGTGTCGCGCGAGCGATACCGGCCTTTTTTGTTTGCATCAACCAGCCGGTTCAATCCAGTAACTCCGCTGCCCGCTTGCGCAACTCCGTGCCGAAATCGTCCAGCCATCCGATCGACAAGCGCCAGCTCTGCCAGTACAGATCCACATCGACGGGCTTACCGGGCGCCATATCCACGAGTTCGCCGCTCTCGAGATGCGAGGCGATCATCCGCTCCGGACACAGGCCCCACCCCATTCCCGTGGCGCACGCTCTGAGAAAGCCCGCAACGTGAGGAATCCAGTGCAACGGCGGATCGACCTCCGCGCGAGTAATCCGGCGCATAAAGCGCTTCTGCAGCTGATCCTTCGGATTGAAGTCGATGCAAGGCGTGCGCCGCAGCGAATCGCGCGTGACCCCATCGGCGAAGTAGCGCTCGAAGAAATCCGGCGCACACACGGCCAGATAACGCATCCGTCCAAGCCGTACTGACCGGCAACCCTGCACCGGCTCCGCCTGCGTGGTCACCGCGCCCTGCACGCTGCCATCGCGAATCCGCTGTGCCGTATGATCCTGATCGTCGATGACGAGATCGAGCAGCATCTCCCGCTCCACACAGAACCCAGCCACCGCATCGATAAACCACGTGCCGACGCTGTCATCGTTGACCGCCACGCGCAAGGTCGGCCAGGACTCGACCAACGCTCCCGGCAGCGCAGGCAATCGCCCCGTCAGTTCCGATTCGAGCAACTGCACCCGCTCCGTATGGCGGCACAGCAGCGCGCCCGAAGTCGTCGCCACACACGGCTGGCCGCGTTTGACGAGCACGCTGCCCACCCGCTCCTCCAGCAATTTCACACGCTGCGACACCGCCGACGGCGTCACGTTCAGCTCGCTCGCCGCGCGGTCGAACGATCCGTGGCGCACTACAGCAGCCAGCGCATCCAGCAAAGCATAGTCGAGCATTAGCATTCCTTAATCGGCATTAACTGAATTAGCTTCTCTTACGAGCTGGAAAACCGCAGACTAGCGCCAATTCGTCTCATCCGTCTACTGGATCTCTCATGGATTGGCTTGCTTTCTCCCACGGAGCGGCGCTGTGCGCGTCGCTGATCGTCACCATCGGCGCCCAGAACGCCTTCGTGCTGCGCCAAGGCATCATGCGCTCGCACGTCGGCAAGATCGTGCTGCTGTGCGCGGTATCGGACTTCATCCTGATCGGTGCGGGGGTGGGCGGCGCATCGGCGCTGGTCGAGCGCTATCCGGTGTTCGTCCATGCCATGCTATATGTTGGGCTCGCCTACCTTGCCTGGTTCGGCATCAACGCGCTGCGTCGCGCGGTGCGTCCCGGCCATGCCGTGCTCGACGTCAGCGTCTCCGGTGACCCGACCAACGCGCCGGCAACCACAGCGACGTCCGCACAACGCACCATGCCGATCATCCTGATGACGCTCGCTTTCACGTGGCTCAACCCGCATGTGTATCTCGACACCTTCCTCCTGATCGGCACAGCCGGCGCCCGCGAAGCACAAACCGGCCGGGTGGCCTTCGCGCTCGGTGCGATGGCGGTCAGCGGCGTGTGGTTCGTCGGCCTCGGCTACGGCGCGCGAGCACTCGCCCCCCTGTTTCGCCGTGCGACGGCCTGGCGCGTACTCGACGGCGCGATCGGCAGCATGGTTCTGCTGCTTGCCGTCACGCAATTGCGCTAAGCGAACGCCAGGCAGAGCGAAGCACTCGGCAAACACAAGGACCACTACAGGGCAAACAAAGGACAATCAGCGGGACAGGAAGCCGTAGAATCGTGCTTCCTGTCCCGCTTTTTGCCTATTCGCCGCCCTCATGGTCAATCCGACGCACTTCGATCTGCATTCCCTGCGCGTGTTTCTGACGGTCGCCGAAACCGGCAGCCTGACCCGCGCGGCCGAACGCAGCCACATGACGCTCTCCGCCATCAGCAAGCGCATGGCCGATCTCGAACGGGCCACCGACTGCGCCCTCCTCGTGCGCCATCCGCGCGGCGTCGAACTCACGCCGGCGGGCCACGGGCTGCTGAATCACGCGCTTCAGGTGCTCGACCAGGTCAACCGCATGGCGAGCGAAATGAGCGACTTTGCCGTCGGCGTACGCGGTCATGTACGGATCTGGGCCAACACATCGGCCATCGTGCAGTTCCTTCCCACCGATCTGCAGCGCTTTCTCGCCAACAACCCGAGCGTCAAGGTCACGCTCGAAGAACGCCTGAGCGGCGAGGTGATCGAAGCGCTCGGCGCGGGCCGCACCGATCTGGGCGTATTCGCGGACAACGTCCCCGCGCCGATGGTGGACAAGCGCGTCTACCGGCGCGATCGGTTGATCATACTGGTCCCCGCGGACCATCCGCTGGCGGGCGTCAAAGAGATCGCCTTTGCCGACACGCTCGAATACGACTACGT
It encodes:
- a CDS encoding LysR substrate-binding domain-containing protein translates to MKTSTDELLVFVTVIDSGSITAAAEKLQQTVSGVSRALTRLEKKLDTALIRRTTRRLQLTEEGVLYLDRARAILDAMEEAEQSVARRRERPSGRLRVDAASPFMLHCIAPHMKAFSALYPEIRLELTSNERIVDLLEQKVDIAIRIGALQDSTLHARSLGSSKLRIVASPGYLGECGEPDSVEALRTHRLIGFTAPEHLNRWPLRDGARAWLKIAPVMTASSGETIRQLSLADSGIACLADFMTLADVRSGRLVPILADALVDERQPVSAVFYQSAALAGRVQAFLDFIGTRLQL
- a CDS encoding NAD-dependent epimerase/dehydratase family protein, with protein sequence MKIFVTGASGFIGGSIAAGLVRAGHRVRGLIRNPEHAAELERLGIEPVIGTLDDRALLVAQAQAADAVINAASSDHRAAVEALIEGLAGSGKPFLHTSGSSIVGDASGGEAGAARIYSEDALPEPTADKAARVAIDRLVLEAAQENIRSAVLCNTLIYGHGAVAGSASVQLPRLVRQAQKSGVVRHVGSGGNTWSNVHIDDVVELYRLALEKTPAGTFYFVESGEASFRDMTAAIARATKLGPAQDWPLKDAEQEWGYEMANYGLGSNSRVRGERARKLLGWQPQRTSVIEWIEREMM
- a CDS encoding DUF899 domain-containing protein, which produces MEPHSTVSREEWLAARRALLAEEKAFTRARDELNRKRLALPWVKVDKTYTFDTPQGRKTLAELFDGRSQLIVYHFMLGPEWKEGCPGCSFLSDSVDGVLPHLEHHDVSYMAVSRAPLEKIEAFKKRMGWRFRWVSSHESDFNFDYHVSFTPEQVANGKGFYNFEEQEISGDEAPGHSVFYKDEAGNIFHTYSSYARGGEPFIGTYTHLDIAPKGRNEVRNLGEWVKHHDRYEDAPRGCPACGS
- a CDS encoding SRPBCC family protein; its protein translation is MSARPSLTLQRRLNASPGKVFRAWTQPAQILKWMHPSGNEMIHAEVDAREGGSFRLVMRGTDGAEHEASGRYLEVVADAKLVFTWSWRSAPESESLVTVALRPDGGGTLLTLTHAQFLDEETRDQHAEGWTSTLDGLERYLA
- a CDS encoding ArsR/SmtB family transcription factor; amino-acid sequence: MVKFSEDLLDRTFAALSDPTRRALLARLSTHHDLSVSELAQPFEMSLPAVMKHLDVLSEAGLVTRTKTGRTVACRLSAGPMEQAMLWLNRYERFWSEQLDRLAAFVEQEEACPPVPVSRSSAVSTRRPAKSSGPGRSRRKS
- a CDS encoding NCS2 family permease, translating into MMEPHAQPISDVGVERFDSKGFLDRYFEISSRGSSQRQEIIAGVTTFLAMVYSVFVVPGMFGKAGFDTSAVFVAVCLTTAFGSLLMGIWARLPIAIGCAISLTAFTAFGLVLGKGLHPTVALGAVFLMGIVFTGISVTGVRSWILRNLPSGVAHGTGIGIGLFLLLIAANDVGLVVKNPGAGLPVSLGNITALPALMSVAGLAAIFGLVRRRVPGSILIVIVAISALGLLIDPAVTYHGVFALPSLSAPGHASLIGAMDIKGALSLAVLPSVLALVMTAVFDATGTIRAVAGQAGQLDANGRIINGGRALTADSLSSIFSGFLGGAPAAAYIESTVGVAAGAKTGMAAAVVGLLFLVVMFFSPLAGLVPSYATAPALMYVGLLMLSSVSKLNMDDMVDSMSGLVCAVFIVLTANIVTGIMLGFSTLVIGRVVSGEYRKLNVGTVAIAVVLAAFYLGGWAI
- a CDS encoding PRC-barrel domain-containing protein, with product MSGGFRRPAFRYPILLVLAAVALSGCSLLRGPQQAPITEAVPDLVEPASSTLVAGPPETTVQTETSKPETPAKPKRPPAPPPKKEEPPPPPVATPAPPPPTPAPLIVTRVIDRNQAHGLLDSEVQKPDGKVVGRAVDLVTDPSGKPIEMIVNLQGFLGVGDRKVNFPWNVFRFTPGAKTAPITLNLAPGQAPPADRAKAAAAAAGTATATRLPLLDATVERPNGAKVGRVIDVLIDANAQPQAVVLDVSGMVSADRRTIAANWSALRFAVKDKTLYPLMDLSDAAIAASPPYASDQPIRAVSPAPPAPPATPAPAAAASSTATASTARAAR
- a CDS encoding MFS transporter; translated protein: MTGRLMVTTRSLRALDWMNFFVANVQTGFGPFIASYLASHKWTQGEIGMALSVGTISAMVSQVPAGAAVDAMKNKKGAAAWAIFAIIFSAVLLASSPTVLPVIAAEVFHGFASCMLVPAMAAISFALVGRQNLGDRLGRNARWASIGSAIAAGLMGLFGEYFSSRAVFWLTAALAMPALIALSMVQNTGTVDAMPQAKPVPDADEKRESLRELLRDKRMLIFAACIVLFHLSNAAMLNLAAGEVTAGMGDNVQLVIAACIIVPQAIVAMMSPWVGRSAQRWGRRPILLFGFAALPVRALLFAGISSPYLLVPVQMLDGLSAAVFGVMLPLIAADVAGGKGRYNLCIGLFGLAAGIGATLSTAAAGFIADRFSNTVSFFGLAAAGALAVLLVWAAMPETRESETVPEAEGVPEAR
- a CDS encoding LysR family transcriptional regulator ArgP — protein: MLDYALLDALAAVVRHGSFDRAASELNVTPSAVSQRVKLLEERVGSVLVKRGQPCVATTSGALLCRHTERVQLLESELTGRLPALPGALVESWPTLRVAVNDDSVGTWFIDAVAGFCVEREMLLDLVIDDQDHTAQRIRDGSVQGAVTTQAEPVQGCRSVRLGRMRYLAVCAPDFFERYFADGVTRDSLRRTPCIDFNPKDQLQKRFMRRITRAEVDPPLHWIPHVAGFLRACATGMGWGLCPERMIASHLESGELVDMAPGKPVDVDLYWQSWRLSIGWLDDFGTELRKRAAELLD
- a CDS encoding LysE/ArgO family amino acid transporter, whose translation is MDWLAFSHGAALCASLIVTIGAQNAFVLRQGIMRSHVGKIVLLCAVSDFILIGAGVGGASALVERYPVFVHAMLYVGLAYLAWFGINALRRAVRPGHAVLDVSVSGDPTNAPATTATSAQRTMPIILMTLAFTWLNPHVYLDTFLLIGTAGAREAQTGRVAFALGAMAVSGVWFVGLGYGARALAPLFRRATAWRVLDGAIGSMVLLLAVTQLR
- a CDS encoding LysR family transcriptional regulator, with the translated sequence MVNPTHFDLHSLRVFLTVAETGSLTRAAERSHMTLSAISKRMADLERATDCALLVRHPRGVELTPAGHGLLNHALQVLDQVNRMASEMSDFAVGVRGHVRIWANTSAIVQFLPTDLQRFLANNPSVKVTLEERLSGEVIEALGAGRTDLGVFADNVPAPMVDKRVYRRDRLIILVPADHPLAGVKEIAFADTLEYDYVALNAGSSLLLRMMDAALAAEKPLRLRIQMRSFDGICRMIEAGLGIGMLPAAAVRPEILAAGLRAVQLTDTWSERTLWIGAKDAKALTPEAARLFDFMAAMPAAAG